The following DNA comes from Thermostichus vulcanus str. 'Rupite'.
CCAGCGCAATGGCAATGTTCCGACCCGACAAAGCCTGATCCCTGACTCGATTAGCCGTGCCGTGGGCGAAATTGCCCGCGAGTTGGATGCTGTGGCGGTGATGACCCTGACCAAAACCGGAGCTACAGCCCGGAATGTCTCCAAGTTTCGCCCCCGCACCCCAATCCTGGCTGTCACCCCCCATGTGGAAGTGGCGCGGCGGATGCAGCTGGTGTGGGGGGTGCGGCCCTTGTTGGTGATGGATTTGTCCACCACTCGCCAGACCTTCCAATCGGCCATTAGCCTGGCCCAAGAAGAGGGATTACTAAACGATGGGGACTTGGTGGTGCTCAGTGCTGGCACCTTGCCGGGAGTGGCGGGATCCACGGATCTGATCAAGGTGGACGTGGTGAAATCGGTGGTGGCTCAAGGGAAAGGCTTTGGCAAAGGCATGGTTAGCGGCCCGGCTCGTATCATCAAGTCCAGCCTCGATTCCAACAAGCTCACCTCCGGTGATATTTTGGTGGCTCAATCTACCGACGCCAGTTATGTGGAGGCCATCAAACAGGCAGCTGGGGTGATCACCGAAGAAGAAGGCTCCTCCTCCCATGCGGCAGTGATTGGTTCACGGTTGGGGGTACCGGTGTTGGTGGGGGTGAAGAATGCCACTCGCCTGATTCGGGATGGGGCGATTGTTACCTTGAATGCAGAAAAAGGGGTGGTCACCTCCGGTGCAGATGGCTTGGGGTTTTAAGGAGCCCTAACCATCAAGATGGGTTTACAAAAAATTGCTTCAATAGCTTCAAGACAGAGAGAGTACACTGGAAGAGTTGCTATCACCATGACAGATGATACAAACAAATAGAAACGAGCCTAATTTGTACACTTGAAAGAATATTTACTGCATATTCCGAGGCGCTTCTCAAAGCATAGCCCAATAGGTAAGGATCGAACCTATGATGGGTTTGACTGCTTCACAGTAGAGGAACGGTAAGCGACTTCCCAACTGCCGTTGCTGCCGGCTCTGATAGCAAAGTCGCTTGAGCACTGGGCAATAAATGCCCGCAAATTAGCCCCTAATCCGCGTCGGCGCAGACCTTCCAAAATGCCATGGCCATATCTGCTGTTGTAGGCCGTAGTAACCAGTCCTGGGTGAGCGTATTCACCAGCTGCCTTGCCCTGACTACGTAACAACTCACGAATGATGTCGACCATCTCTGCCGCTGACGATTTCAGGTCGACCGTCCTTGCTGCTAGAGGAGCCTGCTCATTCGGGGACGTAAAGGGACAGAAGTATGCTTGACCTTGGACAGTATGTACAGCAAAGTAGCGGGGTAGAGAACGAAGAAAAGCTGCTAATGAAGCATGCTCCTTGGCACAGTTTTGCAAAACCTCCTGAATCAGCAACCCATATTTTTCTTCATATTGTTTTCCTAGCTCAACGACTGGGATCCAAGAATGATTTCCTTTTTTAAAATCTCGAGTCAGTTCAGTTACTTGTTTAACAAACTCCTGCCTTGTGGGGAGAGGCGGTTTATACTCGGGCTCTCCTGGACTTATGGTGATCAAGGATTACTAAGGCCAGAAAGCTGCTAATAATCTGGCTCTGAAGTTAGTAATGTTGGTAAACCCATACCCTTGTCGCTTGATTACCTTGATCCGGTTGTT
Coding sequences within:
- a CDS encoding OST-HTH/LOTUS domain-containing protein, with product MITISPGEPEYKPPLPTRQEFVKQVTELTRDFKKGNHSWIPVVELGKQYEEKYGLLIQEVLQNCAKEHASLAAFLRSLPRYFAVHTVQGQAYFCPFTSPNEQAPLAARTVDLKSSAAEMVDIIRELLRSQGKAAGEYAHPGLVTTAYNSRYGHGILEGLRRRGLGANLRAFIAQCSSDFAIRAGSNGSWEVAYRSSTVKQSNPS